In one Aeromicrobium wangtongii genomic region, the following are encoded:
- a CDS encoding NAD(P)/FAD-dependent oxidoreductase yields the protein MINGGVSFWWQQIGVPVPRESLDGDLDCDVCIVGGGLTGLWTAYTLAELDPTLDIVVLEAEFAGFGASGRNGGWLSAELSGSKRRYAATHGREGVTALVHAMEQAVDDVIEVCRSEGIDADVVKNGVLYVARTPAQLVRLREHLSDDDAWGIGVEHQQELTADEVDQRVRVEGTVGGTFSPHCARVHPAKLVAGIAAAIERRGVRILERTRVTRIDPGVVTTQRGTVRAPRILRCLEGYTASVAGQRRTWLPMNSAMIVTEPLPDRVWDDIGWTGSELLGDSANAYCYAQRTADGRIALGGRGIPYRFGSRTDTDGRTQDWTVASLTAILHDMFPATRPSRIDHAWCGVLGVPRDWCASVGFDTSTGLGWAGGYVGSGLTTTQLAGRTLADLATGRDTDLTHLPWVDRPVRPWEPEPLRWLGVRAMYGLYREADRREGRGLTRPSRLARIGNLLTGR from the coding sequence ATGATCAACGGCGGCGTCTCGTTCTGGTGGCAGCAGATCGGTGTCCCGGTGCCGCGGGAGTCGCTCGACGGCGATCTGGACTGCGATGTCTGCATCGTCGGCGGCGGCCTGACCGGCCTGTGGACCGCGTACACGCTGGCCGAGCTCGACCCGACCCTGGACATCGTGGTGCTGGAGGCCGAGTTCGCCGGCTTCGGGGCGTCCGGGCGCAACGGCGGCTGGTTGTCGGCCGAGCTGTCCGGCAGCAAGCGGCGGTACGCCGCGACGCACGGCCGCGAGGGCGTGACGGCGCTGGTGCACGCGATGGAGCAGGCCGTCGACGACGTCATCGAGGTGTGCCGATCGGAAGGCATCGACGCCGATGTCGTCAAGAACGGCGTCCTCTACGTGGCCCGCACGCCGGCGCAGCTCGTCCGGCTGCGCGAGCACCTGAGCGACGACGACGCGTGGGGGATCGGTGTCGAGCACCAGCAGGAGCTCACCGCCGACGAGGTCGACCAGCGCGTCCGGGTCGAGGGCACGGTGGGCGGCACCTTCAGCCCTCATTGCGCCCGCGTCCACCCGGCGAAGCTCGTCGCGGGGATCGCCGCCGCGATCGAGCGCCGGGGCGTGCGCATCCTCGAGCGGACACGGGTCACCCGCATCGACCCCGGTGTGGTCACGACGCAGCGCGGCACCGTCCGCGCACCGCGGATCCTGCGCTGCCTGGAGGGCTACACGGCATCCGTGGCCGGTCAGCGCCGCACCTGGCTGCCGATGAACTCGGCCATGATCGTGACCGAGCCACTGCCCGACCGGGTCTGGGACGACATCGGCTGGACCGGCTCCGAGCTGCTCGGCGACTCCGCGAACGCCTACTGCTACGCCCAGCGCACCGCGGACGGACGGATCGCGCTCGGTGGCCGCGGCATCCCGTACCGGTTCGGCTCGCGCACCGACACCGACGGTCGCACGCAGGACTGGACCGTCGCATCGCTCACCGCGATCCTGCACGACATGTTCCCGGCCACGCGCCCGTCCCGCATCGACCACGCCTGGTGCGGGGTGCTCGGCGTGCCGCGCGACTGGTGCGCGAGCGTCGGCTTCGACACCTCGACGGGGCTGGGCTGGGCCGGCGGGTACGTCGGCAGCGGGCTGACCACGACCCAGCTGGCCGGGCGGACGCTGGCCGACCTGGCCACCGGCCGCGACACCGACCTGACCCACCTGCCCTGGGTCGACCGGCCGGTTCGTCCCTGGGAGCCCGAACCGCTGCGCTGGCTGGGGGTCCGGGCGATGTACGGGCTGTACCGGGAGGCGGACCGCCGCGAGGGACGCGGCCTGACCCGGCCCAGCCGACTGGCCAGGATCGGCAACCTCCTGACCGGCCGCTGA
- a CDS encoding ECF transporter S component encodes MSSASTSRSGFDIRYRTIDLVTVATLGVAFGVIFWGWNKAYEPLSDLAVFGYPPSSALLAGVWLTAGVVGGLVVRKPGAAFATELIAAAVSTVVIGGSQWGFSTLASGFWQGIGAELVFLLFFYRRFGLVVAALAGAVAAGFEAVYEWSSYYPDWDWPYKLAHLGFFAASGIVIAGAGGYALVRALARTGVLDAFGAGREQAVEV; translated from the coding sequence ATGAGTTCTGCATCCACGTCCAGATCCGGGTTCGACATCCGATATCGGACGATCGACCTGGTCACCGTCGCCACCTTGGGGGTCGCCTTCGGCGTCATCTTCTGGGGCTGGAACAAGGCCTATGAGCCGCTCAGCGACCTGGCCGTCTTCGGCTACCCGCCCAGCTCCGCGCTGCTCGCGGGTGTCTGGCTGACGGCCGGCGTCGTCGGCGGCCTGGTGGTCCGCAAGCCCGGGGCCGCGTTCGCGACCGAGCTGATCGCTGCGGCGGTCTCGACCGTCGTGATCGGCGGCAGCCAATGGGGATTCAGCACCCTGGCCTCCGGCTTCTGGCAGGGCATCGGCGCCGAGCTGGTGTTCCTGCTGTTCTTCTACCGCCGGTTCGGCTTGGTCGTGGCGGCGCTGGCCGGCGCCGTCGCGGCCGGCTTCGAGGCCGTCTACGAGTGGTCGTCCTACTACCCCGACTGGGACTGGCCGTACAAGCTGGCCCACCTCGGCTTCTTCGCCGCGTCGGGCATCGTCATCGCCGGAGCCGGCGGCTACGCGCTGGTCCGGGCCCTCGCGCGGACCGGTGTGCTGGACGCCTTCGGGGCCGGGCGCGAGCAGGCCGTCGAGGTCTAG
- a CDS encoding DUF4916 domain-containing protein, with protein sequence MSVRTPDPNPGWLPDFALDETRARVPILYVEAVPVRLDTLGRVEHIGVLLRGSSTTGTMTRTLVSGRVLHGESVREALVRNLEKDLGPTAFPQLPTSIVPFTVAEYLPFPGVSPLHDPRQHAVALAYVVAVTGECDPRQDALELTWLTPEEAAHPEVLADMEGGRGVLLKQALAHMGALTR encoded by the coding sequence ATGTCCGTGCGCACACCTGACCCGAATCCCGGCTGGCTCCCCGACTTCGCCCTGGACGAGACCCGCGCCCGCGTCCCGATCCTGTACGTCGAGGCGGTGCCCGTGCGTCTCGACACCCTCGGCCGGGTCGAGCACATCGGCGTCCTGCTGCGGGGCTCGTCCACGACCGGGACGATGACCCGCACCCTGGTGTCGGGCCGCGTCCTGCACGGTGAGTCCGTCCGCGAGGCGCTCGTGCGCAACCTGGAGAAGGATCTCGGCCCCACCGCCTTCCCGCAGCTGCCCACCTCGATCGTGCCGTTCACGGTCGCGGAGTACCTGCCCTTCCCCGGCGTCTCGCCGCTGCACGACCCGCGCCAGCACGCCGTTGCGCTGGCGTACGTCGTGGCCGTGACCGGCGAGTGCGATCCGCGCCAGGACGCCCTCGAGCTGACGTGGCTGACACCCGAGGAGGCGGCACACCCCGAGGTGCTGGCCGACATGGAGGGCGGCCGCGGCGTGCTGCTCAAGCAGGCCCTGGCCCACATGGGCGCCCTGACCCGCTGA
- a CDS encoding ABC transporter ATP-binding protein has product MRGDVRFDGFTWRPLGRREAVVAGLDLTIGAGERVLLVGPSGSGKSTMLLALAGALGTTIAGELTGSATVDGRIGLLLQNPADAVVAEHIGRDVAFGLENLRVGRDEIWRRVDDALEAVGLGQGRGHPTGALSGGEQQRLALAGVLALQPDVMLLDEPTAMLDAATAATVRDAIVSASRGRTMVVVEHRIGPWLEHVDRVIVLSADGRVVADGDVASFVAGSPPPGVWAPGMTVPVPLAVPATLVAPVGPTPEIVLEDVAVDLVLRTLRGVRRTRALQGLDATVLPGHVSAFTGPSGAGKSTAVGVVAGLIKISEGSVTPDLRSMRSRALAAIAGWVPQNPEHGFLTRTVADEVAHTSRRLGREADVAAILDVFGLGRFAPSNPYRLSGGEQRRLAIAAGLAHRPGLVLLDEPTVGQDPSTWAAVAGWIEASRDAGATVVVSTHDADLRRDADIVLAEGALR; this is encoded by the coding sequence GTGCGCGGTGACGTCCGGTTCGACGGCTTCACGTGGCGGCCGCTGGGCCGGCGTGAGGCCGTCGTGGCCGGTCTCGACCTGACGATCGGTGCCGGCGAGCGCGTGCTGCTCGTCGGCCCGAGCGGCTCGGGCAAGTCCACGATGCTCCTGGCGCTGGCCGGCGCGCTGGGCACCACGATCGCCGGTGAGCTGACCGGCTCCGCGACGGTCGACGGCCGCATCGGCCTGCTCCTGCAGAATCCTGCCGATGCGGTCGTCGCCGAGCACATCGGTCGCGATGTCGCCTTCGGCCTGGAGAACCTGCGGGTCGGGCGCGACGAGATCTGGCGCCGGGTCGACGACGCGCTGGAGGCCGTCGGTCTCGGCCAGGGCCGCGGGCACCCCACGGGCGCCTTGTCCGGCGGTGAGCAGCAGCGGCTCGCGCTGGCCGGGGTGCTGGCCCTCCAGCCGGATGTCATGCTGCTGGACGAGCCCACCGCGATGCTCGACGCCGCGACGGCGGCCACCGTCCGCGACGCCATCGTGTCGGCGTCCCGCGGCCGCACCATGGTCGTGGTCGAGCACCGCATCGGGCCGTGGCTCGAGCACGTCGACCGGGTGATCGTGCTGTCCGCGGACGGCAGGGTCGTGGCCGACGGCGACGTGGCGTCGTTCGTGGCCGGCTCCCCGCCGCCCGGGGTGTGGGCGCCCGGCATGACCGTGCCTGTTCCTCTCGCCGTCCCGGCCACGCTGGTGGCGCCGGTGGGGCCCACCCCCGAGATCGTGCTCGAGGACGTCGCGGTCGATCTCGTGCTGCGGACGCTGCGCGGCGTCCGGCGCACCCGTGCGCTGCAGGGTCTGGACGCGACCGTCCTGCCCGGACACGTCTCGGCATTCACCGGCCCCAGCGGCGCCGGCAAGTCCACCGCCGTCGGGGTGGTCGCCGGGCTGATCAAGATCAGTGAGGGATCGGTGACTCCGGACCTGCGGTCCATGAGGTCGCGCGCGCTGGCGGCGATCGCCGGATGGGTGCCGCAGAACCCCGAGCACGGCTTCTTGACCCGCACCGTCGCCGACGAGGTCGCGCACACGTCCCGCCGTCTCGGCCGGGAGGCGGACGTCGCCGCCATCCTGGACGTCTTCGGCCTGGGCCGCTTCGCCCCGAGCAATCCTTATCGGTTGTCGGGCGGGGAGCAGCGCAGGCTCGCGATCGCGGCGGGCCTGGCGCACCGTCCCGGGCTCGTCCTGCTCGACGAGCCGACCGTCGGGCAGGATCCGTCGACGTGGGCGGCCGTCGCCGGCTGGATCGAGGCCTCGCGGGACGCCGGCGCCACCGTCGTGGTGTCGACCCACGACGCCGACCTGCGTCGCGACGCCGACATCGTCCTGGCCGAGGGGGCGCTGCGATGA
- a CDS encoding Ig-like domain-containing protein encodes MTLPLVALPSSAVAADAELASGRNWSVSQAPGGYLVTVDLDKKLPMVSDAPTIEVDGAPIGLATESADGKSLSVFTTDASVAKADDIEAGWFSKPSGETAPLRTSAAAVAPMVVDAETLDADPSSLGKYEITESVYNFGAQAIDLAAIGGVRGEMQGKIYLPKTGGARPTVILLHGRHTSCSTGSSNPLRWPCNPGQINVPSFAGYDGTARALASHGYSVVSIAANAINSNDNELALDRGAQARGQLLLDTLSMLDKANKGEAVSYYDAQTKKDVTLAQALADQSPLPGLTLTTQAMSPADLVGRFDLANVGMMGHSRGGEGVTSAATLNQALAKPWGIKTILPLAPVDFGRMTVPNVAMNVVLPYCDGDVSNQQGQHMLDDSRYAFDDDSLRSGVWAMGANHNFFNTVWTPGVYAYSTSDDWSGTNINSAKAMDSVCGTNPSVAETSIRMSAQEQYDMGTAYMAGWFRLTLGGEKQFLPMFDGSGAVPAVLKGEDVRSVSTAPSSARTTITSFEAVSSLVRPSGAATATVCASAAGRTVPQVLPACTTSINTAAAPHWTPANFGGNVPATPVTKLAWTALSSGQTPSELRVSVPAKARDAGDAERLSVKIAADESVSTGTDLTLSVVDAQGATYSSNVSALNPLAVNRLPASATSDLLKKLVLQQVNVPTSALKDAGLDVSDIREVRFTAATGADGTPAGAVYLSDLAFESSSVGTPSVKTEPTINVRGTSVAEGSGPSTADVAVYLDKAASKPVTGYVSTVGATTGRGGLAMEKVTFAPGETCKIVSSPIIGDKLASSTASTAITTSVTNTAGGVMGAKAFDSLIVREDDGVTGSAVALPAAGVQGSACAELAASRTPGSVTADDPTPAPGGSFTLTAKGYRVGEAVTVSLGTAVLGVVTADGSGTATLTATVPAGTPTGVAAVTAVGSGSGYTSTGSVEVLTATATTLALSPATPGIGEKVTLTASVTGADTAGPVEFFDGATSLGKADTVNGVATLVLDGLKAGAHELTAVFGQTASAQSSTSNIAAVTLEKGKSSIALVLAADSTVYGSGVKGSVAVANGDGGTVTVTYGGTTFDVRLGGSDSAAFTLPAGLAVGTYTVSAVFNGTERVEASGVATAGYRVTKAATTASISAKSSVKGGKKLTVKTTVRGATGGTHPTGRVKVYVKTGKGKYVLKKTVTLSAAQRGAVKATVKVTKKKGTVRVKTVYSGDATYGGAASATRAVRIK; translated from the coding sequence TTGACGCTTCCCCTCGTCGCACTGCCCTCCAGTGCCGTTGCTGCGGACGCCGAGCTGGCGTCAGGCCGCAACTGGTCGGTCTCGCAGGCACCCGGCGGCTATCTGGTCACGGTCGACCTCGACAAGAAGCTGCCGATGGTCTCGGACGCCCCGACCATCGAGGTCGACGGCGCCCCGATCGGCCTGGCCACCGAGTCCGCCGACGGCAAGAGCCTGTCGGTGTTCACGACCGACGCCTCTGTCGCGAAGGCCGATGACATCGAGGCCGGCTGGTTCAGCAAGCCGTCCGGGGAGACCGCACCGCTGCGCACGTCCGCCGCTGCAGTCGCCCCGATGGTCGTCGACGCCGAGACGCTCGACGCCGACCCCTCCTCGCTCGGCAAGTACGAGATCACCGAGTCGGTCTACAACTTCGGCGCGCAAGCGATCGACCTCGCCGCCATCGGTGGCGTCCGTGGTGAGATGCAGGGCAAGATCTACCTCCCCAAGACCGGCGGAGCCCGCCCCACGGTCATCCTGCTGCACGGCCGTCACACCTCCTGCAGCACCGGCTCGTCCAACCCGCTGCGGTGGCCCTGCAACCCCGGACAGATCAACGTCCCGAGCTTCGCCGGCTACGACGGCACCGCCCGCGCGCTCGCGAGCCACGGCTACTCGGTCGTCTCGATCGCGGCCAACGCGATCAACTCCAACGACAACGAGCTCGCGCTCGATCGCGGCGCCCAGGCCCGCGGTCAGCTGCTGCTCGACACGCTGTCGATGCTGGACAAGGCCAACAAGGGCGAGGCCGTCAGCTACTACGACGCGCAGACCAAGAAGGACGTCACCTTGGCCCAGGCGCTCGCGGACCAGAGCCCGCTGCCCGGCCTGACGCTCACGACGCAGGCGATGAGCCCGGCCGATCTCGTCGGTCGCTTCGACCTGGCCAACGTCGGCATGATGGGTCACTCGCGCGGTGGTGAGGGTGTGACCTCGGCAGCGACCCTGAACCAGGCTCTGGCCAAGCCGTGGGGCATCAAGACGATCCTGCCGCTCGCGCCGGTCGACTTCGGCCGCATGACGGTGCCCAATGTCGCGATGAACGTCGTCCTGCCCTACTGCGACGGCGATGTCTCCAACCAGCAGGGCCAGCACATGCTGGACGACTCGCGCTACGCCTTCGACGACGACTCGCTGCGCAGCGGCGTGTGGGCCATGGGTGCCAACCACAACTTCTTCAACACGGTCTGGACGCCCGGCGTGTACGCCTACTCCACGAGCGACGACTGGAGCGGCACCAACATCAACTCGGCGAAGGCGATGGACAGCGTCTGCGGCACCAACCCGAGCGTCGCCGAGACGTCGATCCGCATGTCCGCCCAGGAGCAGTACGACATGGGCACGGCGTACATGGCCGGCTGGTTCCGCCTGACCCTCGGTGGCGAGAAGCAGTTCCTGCCGATGTTCGACGGCTCCGGCGCGGTTCCCGCGGTGTTGAAGGGCGAGGACGTCCGCAGCGTCTCGACGGCTCCCTCGTCGGCTCGCACGACGATCACCTCGTTCGAGGCGGTGAGCTCGCTCGTGCGTCCGTCGGGCGCGGCCACCGCGACGGTGTGCGCCAGCGCAGCCGGTCGGACCGTCCCGCAGGTGCTGCCCGCCTGCACGACGTCGATCAACACTGCGGCGGCGCCGCACTGGACGCCGGCCAACTTCGGCGGCAACGTCCCCGCGACGCCGGTGACCAAGCTGGCATGGACGGCTCTCAGCTCGGGCCAGACGCCCAGCGAGCTGCGGGTCAGCGTGCCGGCCAAAGCCCGGGACGCCGGCGACGCGGAGCGTCTCTCGGTCAAGATCGCGGCCGACGAGTCGGTCTCGACCGGCACTGACCTGACCCTCAGCGTCGTCGACGCGCAGGGTGCGACGTACAGCTCCAACGTGTCGGCGCTGAACCCGCTGGCGGTCAACCGTCTGCCGGCCTCGGCGACGTCGGACCTGCTCAAGAAGCTCGTGCTGCAGCAGGTCAACGTCCCGACGTCCGCACTCAAGGACGCCGGCCTGGACGTCTCGGACATCCGTGAGGTGCGCTTCACCGCCGCCACGGGCGCCGACGGCACGCCGGCCGGTGCGGTCTACCTGTCGGACCTGGCCTTCGAGTCCTCCTCGGTGGGCACCCCGTCGGTGAAGACTGAGCCGACCATCAACGTCCGTGGGACGTCCGTCGCCGAGGGCAGTGGACCCAGCACCGCCGACGTCGCGGTCTACCTGGACAAGGCGGCCTCGAAGCCGGTCACGGGCTACGTTTCGACCGTCGGCGCGACCACCGGTCGCGGCGGCCTGGCGATGGAGAAGGTGACCTTCGCCCCGGGCGAGACCTGCAAGATCGTGTCGTCGCCGATCATCGGCGACAAGCTGGCCAGCAGCACCGCCAGCACCGCGATCACGACGTCGGTCACGAACACGGCCGGCGGCGTCATGGGCGCCAAGGCGTTCGACAGCCTCATCGTCCGCGAGGACGACGGCGTCACCGGCTCGGCCGTCGCGCTGCCGGCAGCCGGTGTCCAGGGCAGTGCGTGTGCTGAGCTGGCAGCGTCGCGGACGCCCGGATCGGTCACGGCCGACGACCCGACGCCGGCCCCGGGTGGCTCCTTCACCCTCACGGCGAAGGGATACCGCGTCGGCGAGGCCGTCACGGTCAGCCTCGGCACCGCCGTCCTCGGCGTCGTCACGGCTGACGGCTCGGGCACGGCCACCCTCACCGCGACCGTCCCCGCGGGTACGCCGACCGGCGTCGCCGCGGTGACGGCCGTCGGCTCGGGCTCGGGCTACACGTCGACGGGCTCGGTCGAGGTGCTCACCGCGACCGCGACGACCCTCGCACTGTCGCCGGCGACCCCTGGCATCGGTGAGAAGGTCACGCTGACCGCATCGGTCACCGGTGCTGACACGGCCGGCCCTGTCGAGTTCTTCGACGGAGCCACGTCCCTGGGCAAGGCCGACACCGTGAACGGTGTCGCGACGCTGGTGCTCGACGGCCTCAAGGCCGGCGCGCACGAGCTGACCGCGGTCTTCGGCCAGACGGCCTCGGCCCAGTCCTCGACGTCCAACATCGCAGCCGTGACGTTGGAGAAGGGCAAGTCCAGCATCGCGCTGGTCCTCGCCGCGGACTCCACGGTCTACGGCTCGGGCGTCAAGGGATCGGTCGCAGTCGCCAACGGTGACGGCGGAACGGTCACCGTCACCTACGGCGGCACGACGTTCGACGTGCGGCTCGGCGGGTCCGACTCGGCGGCGTTCACGCTGCCGGCCGGTCTCGCGGTGGGCACCTACACCGTCAGCGCGGTCTTCAACGGCACCGAGCGGGTCGAGGCCAGTGGCGTCGCGACCGCCGGGTACCGGGTGACCAAGGCCGCGACGACGGCGTCGATCTCGGCGAAGTCCTCGGTCAAGGGTGGCAAGAAGCTGACCGTCAAGACGACGGTGCGCGGGGCGACGGGCGGGACCCACCCCACCGGTCGCGTCAAGGTCTACGTCAAGACCGGCAAGGGCAAGTACGTCCTGAAGAAGACCGTCACCCTGTCCGCCGCACAGCGCGGCGCGGTCAAGGCGACGGTCAAGGTCACCAAGAAGAAGGGCACGGTCCGCGTCAAGACCGTGTACTCCGGCGACGCCACCTACGGCGGTGCCGCCAGCGCCACCAGGGCGGTGAGGATCAAGTAG
- a CDS encoding MFS transporter has product MNGATQAPRRWRMLGVAMFGQIAGTVFVNGAPFLIAFLRDDRGLTLQQAGLVVAAPFAGTMVSLVLWGLIVDRIGERASMSIGLAIVTVGALGAALSSSLTTLALWFLLGGIGAGSTNSASGRIVVGWFPAHRRGTAMGIRQTALPLGVGVGALLVPNVVQAEGLRTTLLIVAGIAAVATILSAVLLADPPRPTRAQAADRGQLANPYRRDNRLTRIHLASALLVVPQFTVWTYMLVWLTDDKGWSTFAASALVASTQVLGAAGRIGAGWWSDLVGSRLGPMRIVAIAATATMLALGLLSGTPLGIALIVLATAITVADNGLAFTSVAEIGGPYWSGRAMGLQNTGQYIVSALVPPVMGAVVDGRGYGFAFAAVAIFPLLAIPLVPVRGERLTPTTHSQA; this is encoded by the coding sequence ATGAACGGTGCCACGCAGGCCCCCCGACGCTGGCGCATGCTCGGCGTCGCGATGTTCGGGCAGATCGCCGGCACCGTGTTCGTCAACGGCGCCCCGTTCCTGATCGCCTTCCTGCGCGACGATCGCGGCCTGACCCTGCAGCAAGCCGGGCTGGTGGTCGCCGCCCCGTTCGCCGGCACCATGGTCTCCCTGGTGCTCTGGGGCCTGATCGTCGACCGGATCGGCGAGCGTGCCTCGATGAGCATCGGCCTGGCCATCGTGACGGTCGGCGCCCTCGGCGCCGCCCTGTCCTCGTCCCTGACGACCCTCGCCCTCTGGTTCCTGCTGGGCGGCATCGGTGCCGGCAGCACGAACTCGGCCAGTGGCCGGATCGTGGTCGGCTGGTTCCCGGCCCATCGTCGCGGCACGGCGATGGGGATCCGCCAGACGGCACTGCCGCTGGGCGTCGGGGTCGGCGCCCTGCTGGTGCCCAATGTGGTGCAGGCCGAGGGGCTGCGCACGACACTGCTGATCGTCGCCGGCATCGCGGCCGTCGCCACGATCCTGTCGGCCGTCCTGCTGGCCGATCCCCCGCGACCGACCCGCGCCCAGGCCGCCGACCGGGGCCAGCTGGCCAACCCGTACCGCCGCGACAACCGGCTGACCCGCATCCACCTGGCCTCCGCGCTGCTGGTCGTCCCCCAGTTCACGGTGTGGACGTACATGCTGGTCTGGCTGACCGATGACAAGGGCTGGTCGACGTTCGCGGCCAGCGCGCTGGTGGCTTCGACCCAGGTGCTCGGCGCGGCCGGCCGCATCGGCGCCGGCTGGTGGTCCGATCTGGTCGGCAGCCGCCTGGGCCCGATGCGCATCGTGGCGATCGCCGCGACCGCGACGATGCTCGCGCTGGGCCTGCTGTCCGGCACCCCGCTGGGCATCGCCCTGATCGTGCTGGCCACGGCCATCACCGTCGCCGACAACGGGCTGGCGTTCACCTCGGTCGCCGAGATCGGGGGGCCCTACTGGTCGGGGCGGGCCATGGGCCTGCAGAACACCGGGCAGTACATCGTCTCGGCCCTGGTGCCCCCGGTGATGGGCGCGGTGGTGGACGGGCGTGGGTACGGCTTCGCCTTCGCCGCCGTGGCGATCTTTCCGCTGCTGGCCATCCCTCTCGTGCCGGTCCGCGGGGAGCGCCTCACCCCGACCACGCATTCCCAGGCGTGA